A region from the Mustela erminea isolate mMusErm1 chromosome 10, mMusErm1.Pri, whole genome shotgun sequence genome encodes:
- the GUCA2A gene encoding guanylin codes for MDTFLLSALCLLATWAVLAGGVTVQDGKFSFPLESVKKLKDLQEFQELQEPHTRKSGGRAVPQVCSHQKFPEELKPVCKETNAREILHRLEAIAEDPSSCEICAFAACAGC; via the exons ATGGacaccttccttctctctgcactGTGCCTCCTTGCGACCTGGGCTGTCCTGGCAGGGGGAGTCACCGTGCAG GATGGaaagttctcttttcctttggagtcAGTGAAGAAGCTCAAGGACCTCCAGGAGTTCCAGGAGCTCCAGGAGCCTCACACCAGGAAGAGTGGTGGGCGCGCGGTTCCCCAAGTCTGCAGTCaccagaagtttccagaagaaCTCAAACCCGTCTGCAAGGAGACCAATGCCCGGGAGATCCTCCATAGGCTGG AGGCCATCGCGGAGGACCCGAGTTCTTGTGAGATCTGTGCCTTCGCAGCCTGTGCGGGGTGCTAG